Genomic segment of Gopherus flavomarginatus isolate rGopFla2 chromosome 2, rGopFla2.mat.asm, whole genome shotgun sequence:
gtcagacgatgatattgatttgcctgacgcgcaagacactaaattgcttgtggcagtaacggacgtgctcagcaccgtggaacgccgcctttgggctcgggaaacgagcactgagtggtgggatcacatcgtcctgcaagcctgggatgaggaacagtggctgcagaactttcggatgagaaaagccactttcatgggactgtgtgctgagctcgcccctaccctgcggcacagggacacgagattgagagctgccctaccagtggagaagcgggtggctattgcaatctggaagctggcaactccagacagctaccaatcggtggcgaaccagttaggagtgggaaagtcgactgttggaatagtgttgatgcaagtttgcacggccattaatcgcaccctgctaagaagaaccgtgactctggggaatgtgcaggacattgtggatggctttgcacaaatgggtttccctaactgtggaggggaaatagatgggacgcatattcctattctggcactatcctacctggcatccgagtacattaatcgcaaggggtatttctctgtggttctccaagcgcttgtggatcaccgtaggCGTTTCACtaacatttactcaggatggcctggaaaggtgcatgatgcacgcatctttaggaacagtggcctgttcaggaagcttctggccgggacttttttcccagactgcaagatcacagtaggggacgtcgaaatgcccattgtgatccttggagaccccgcttaccccttaatgccatggctcatgaaaccgtatgcagggaagcttgacaggaggaaggaccagttcaactacaggctgaaccggtgcagaatgactgtggagtgtgcttttggccgtttaaaagcgcgctggaggtgtctctacgggaagctagatttgggggaaagcagcatctccgctgttatatccgcgtgctgtaccctccataatatttgtgaagggaagggtgaaagattcagtgaagaatggacctccgaggttcgatgcctagaggctgaatttgcacagccagagagcagggctactagagaggcccagcaaagggcttcaaggattagggatgccttaagggagcaatttgaggctgaaagccaacagtaatgtttggtgcctttgctgtgcccgtttttcccttggggtacagtatttctcactttctgcaataataaaaaaatgttttataagccaagaaatcttttattcaaaatacagtacataaaagggcaggggggtagggtggtggactgtacattcagaggtatgaatatgtcctgcttggattgctgttcaatgcctgctgcccttcaggattaatatgctgcatcgtgatgggggttgagtgcatagggtaagggttgtagttaccagggctggtaggtgaacgtacaggtgttgggggcaactggtggtggtaagaaccaggctgctggagaaaggtgttttgtgcaaacactggggaacaagggagagagctttgggaggggtgggggttaccacggtactgatctgcctgcgtggctacaagagactgcatacagtcagtttggcgagccaggagacttatcatctgctttgtgcttttcttggtagccaattcctttctcctgctctgtgtttgtctccactcctgcattttctctctccagtcctgcagcctcttactgtctctggcgtactgattcataactgctttgatcaaatcttcttttgattttctaggatttttcctcaagttctgtaacgTTCGCACAGGCGGTGATAGGGCTGGattattcaaggacacttaaaaaaacataaatagaaacatgtaatacagaggctacattgtttattatcacagtgaaggagtttgtagactttttgtagcatcattcccacatacctaacatagcacagataGGCCACGGCAGCGAAGGCATAGGCAtgtcgagcaatggggtgagtgtttctgccgtgacttcacctgggaaggggaactgcctgagggctggggtttctgtgcattgggaaaagcagagggcagacagttggggacctgcagtggggaaagcagagggcagacagttgaggacctgcagtggggaaagcagagggcagacagttggggacctgcagtggggaaagcagaaggcagacagttggggaccagcagtggggaaagcagagggcagatagttggggacctgcactgaacaatcatcactacattttcaacaggattttctactgccagatatatcactgctgcatgttacctgggaagagagggagggtcttctacagcaatgtggattccgccctggaccctatgcagcttgcctgtgtgcagcaatggtccccccacccctcgcggcacaatGGCTCGgaagagttagcctgaccgggacaaggaccacggtggctctccctataaacttgcgcaagcacattgcccacgctctggctgcaacttttgaagagattaccgagtccgattacagagatgtgatagaccaaatcaatgggctattccacatttaggcatgcatgcaggtagccataacccccaccctcctctcacaaaacatttccatcctaaaaataaaatctgcttaccgggaacccgctcctctgcttcctcttcaccaacaagttccagctgctgcaactggctagcctccttctggcttgagaagagctcctggttgcatgcctcctgggactccggggtgtctccctccaccccagtagcctcactctcggcttcctctacaccctcccccacttctccctgctctgaactctccatcgtgctcctcggattggcagtggggtcacacccaagtatggcatccagctccttgtaaaaacggcaggtcgtgggggcagctcctgagcggcggtttccctcgcgggctttgcaataggcactgcgcagctcctttacttttaccctgcactgcaacgcgtcccattcatggccccttagcagcaaggactttgatatctgcccataggtatcataatttctacggctggagcgcagctgtgactgcacagcttcctcaccccaaacactgatgaggtcctgcagctcggaagtgttccatgctggggctcgtttggggcgtggaggcatggtcagtgattgattgcactccacacctggctgagcaaacaggaaggggatttttaaaattcccggggcatttaaagggcgggtcacctgagcccagggcagtggagtgtgaaacgatgagcagagtggctgaaaaggtatgctgggatacctcctaataccctggaggccaataaaagcgcttttgctggccacacttgatgaacagcgctgcatcaccagcactggaatcgctacaccccaagcagaccaggtgtacagccagcactgcagccagggagttgcagcgctggccgtgctttgcaagtgtggacacagagtgagttgcagcgctgtaaccccatcaccagcgctgcaactctccagtgtagccatggccttggcCTTGTTACTGCCCGGTGTCTGGTTGTTCCAAAGAGGTCACTTGGAGAAGTACATCCAGCCTCAAGTGGCTTCTATTTTAGCTACCTCAGACTAAAGAGATTGCAGGCTTGTTTAAGGATTCATTTGTTTGCTGAACTGTGGCTAAATCACTGACCTCCCCTTTGGAGGCTGCCGGCTTATTCTGTGCCATGCTGTGGGAGCAGTACCCTGCAGCACTAATTCTGCTGAGAAACTGCCTGTGGTTAAATCTCTGACAGCTCCTGTCTTCTCTCAGCTCTGGGAGTTACGAATGAACGGGGCCAGGCTGCGAGTCCTTGAGGCTGAATCCCTCTGTCCacggagcagcagccaggctctCTTCACAACCCCCTGCCTTGGAGGGGCTCATCTCCAGGGGTGAGATAGGAAGCTGACTCCATGACGTGGCCTCTCTGAGAGGCTATGTCTGACGTGGATTCCCTCAGCTCAGTTCACAAAGGCCCACGAACATCAGTCAGATAGAAATTTGCTTCCAGTCATGTCTGTCCTGGGCTGGATCGAAACAGGAGACTTATTGCTGTTACCAGTCCCTTGAGCCAGCCAGTTCTCCCAGTGCCTTTGTTCCTGAATTTCCCTTTGGGCTCCTCTCAATGGGCCTTTTGTTTGATTTAGAGACTCCACTCAGCTTACACGTGGGTATTTTAGATATATCCATCTTGCACAGTCTGGGTTGAGCAGTATTTAAGCTTAGTGGCTCTTGCTTTCCCTGTTTTCCCCTCCATTATGTGTGCTGGGTGTTGTCAGGTCCTCTCCAAAGCTTGACAGGGACCTGTCAGAAGTGgctctttttttttggttttaccGCTGTAGCATCTATCAAATGCAATTGTGGTGCAGTCCCTGACTGGAGCAGCTTCAGTCTATCTCCTGCCCACACTGAGTCACTAGAAATCACCTAGGTAATGGATAATATAAGAACATTTCAGatgagaactgcagagcaaaaTCTGAGGAAACTCTGGGAGAGTGTGCAGACAAATCTAGCAGTAACCCCCTCTCCTCAGCGCTAAGGCAGTGTTTGAAAGATGAGGCAGTTCCCTTTCCTGAATGTTTTTCTAGAGGGAGAGCCGGGCTCCCCCCAGATCCCGTTCTTCAGTGACTGCGGCTTCAGGCTGGGGAAGAAAGAACAGATGGTCTCTTCTGAAACTGAAAGTAACACCACTTCATGAACCAAGCCAGCAGTTGCCTCCACCTCCTTTGGGAAGAAGCATGTCCCCTCCACAGCAGGTCTGACCAGGGTCTCCCATATGGCAGCACTGCTGCTGTGTGAGGGACCTGGCCTCATTCTTGTAGAGAGCATGCCAGGAATAAAACCTTTCTTGACTTTGCTGTCAGCGCTGTCTCTTTgcttccatttcctgccttgtcCTAATCTGTGCCATGTTCCGCCCCACCCCTGTGACCCACATGCTCTCCAAGCCCTACCACAGATGCAGCAGGAGGCATAGGGCCAACCCAAGATCACAATTTTCATGCTATTTTTCGGGTTAATTCTGGAATCTCCATCAGTTGCAGGTGTCGATGTTACAGCCCATGCCaagctctcccctccaccccccaccccaactcagcAAGTATGCTTTGTCTTTAGCACGAGAGTGAAGAATTTAGGGAGAGAGACACTTCAACCCTGTGGAATCCTTTGCAGAACAAAAATCCCCTCCTCATTCCCCCTGTTCTCAAAGTTGTTGAGGCATGCACTCAAACTGCAGCAACAGCAAAGGACACATGAAGTCCCCAGTAGAGTAAATGACTGCACATACATGGTTTTCCATCTCCCTGAAGCTGTGGCAGGATTCCCAGCCTCTGTGCTCTATAAAGAACTgattgctttgctttctctcatcCCCAGTGAGTGCACTCGACgccccccctccgccccagcaAACATGGGGGGGAAAGCAGGGGGGAATGTCCCTTTTGATTTCCTTGTCTCTGTGCTTCCAGGTGTCAGTGGATCTCAGCAGCAGCTCGATTCGCGTGGCCGTGCTGGAGGGGAGCAGCCAGCGTGTCCTCGTGGAAGGGAGACTCACCCACAAGATCAACACGGAAAGTTCCCTATGGAGTCTGGAACCAGGGAAATGCATCTTGGTAAGAGCGACCTCTTTTGGGCACCCGCTTCTCGCAGTCACCCAGCGGGAGAGCGGGAGCGACACACCCATTGGCTTTGTGTCTCCTTGACCAAGAAGCAGCCATCTGCAAAGCCAGGGTGGTAACAGCCTTTGCCAAATCAAGGGGCCTGACTTGGCTCTACTAACCAAATGCtaaatctctctcttccctccttctgCAAATGACTCTCACTTCCACTCCCCACCACATCCCTTCACTGGCTGCATGTCTGTTCCGACAGCAAGTTCGAACTCCTCACTCCTCTGCCCTGGCTTCTACTGTCTCTCCTCTCTTGCCCCTGAGCTCTGCTTGCTCTGCTCACCTCATTGCTCTCCTTTCCTGTGCCTGGAACCCCAGCCATCCTCATTCTTCTCCTTCAGCTCCCTCCTTGAATCCTGCTGGCTCTCCCCTCTGCTGTCTGCTCCTGTGTTGCCCGACCTCAATCACCACTTATACATGTCTCTGTGATCCACCACGGTGTAATGTGAATCACGTGATTCCTTccaaccctcccctccctctATCTCTCCCCTGTCCTGTCCTGTGTCATCTTATTTAGAATAGaagttctttgaggcagggactgtgacGTGATGTGCACAGTTGTGGCATTATACTAATACTTAATGGAGATGAGCGTTAGTTGGCACAAGGGGTGGGAGCTGTGGTCCCTGCTAATCTGGGTGCTCTGAGCTCTGCCCGTTTATTTCGAGAGCCGTAACTGAGCAATTCTGCAGACTTAACCACCTGGCAGCTGATGAAAGGGACAACTTCACATTGTTATCACATTTCCAGTGCGTACTAGCAGTGAGTGCCCAAACGTCACTGCGGAGGTCTTGCTTCCCAGACTGTGGCAGCCTCGTCCAGAAGAGGATTCCCAGGGCCCTGCCCACATGGCAGTTTTGTCAGCACTTTCTTGCTTAGTCTTTTATCTCGCTGCCCATCAGTGTAATACGTGGgcaccttccacataaaatcCATAGCAATAACCAAGTGCGTAGTGGgtttcatggagtctctggcaggTCTCCTCTCTGGGATCAAAACTCTACTTGGAGGAGGGATTtgcttttgtttacattttattaaCTTCTTTTTTGATTGGTTGGGGCataggagagggggaagggaagggaagggagtggagggttgggggcagggaacttaggggcaggagaggggggttggggtagggggcaTAAGAGTAGGGGAGCCAGTGTTGAGTGTCCTCCTTACTGTCCCTGATATAGTTTGTAGGACTGGTTCTTGTAGACTGTCCTGGAGCTGGTGACTTTGCTGGCAGTGCTGGCCTGTGTGGAGTGACAGGAGCTTTCCTTTTCAATGGCCATTGAAAACCATTGTTAGCCTGGGGAGAGCCTAGGCTGGAGTGGGTGTAAATGcccatgtaaaaaaattgctttcccACCGCTGATCTTGATCCAGCGGAAGTTGTGGTGTGGGTGGGATGTTACAGGCCCTATCTGCCCAAGGTGAAAAGGCTGCTCGGCAAAGCCTGGATGGGAACACTTGGAGCGGCTAGTATCAGTGCTCTACTTCTGCATGCACCAGCTGTCTCCGCTACTGATTGGCTGCAGAACGTGGGGTGTAATCATTAGCTCAGGGCCAGCTGACTGAGGGAGGTCTCCCATGGGTTCTCCTCACTGTGGATGGGAACCAACAAGTGTTGCAGCCACGTCTGGCCAGCTGGTCCTCCTAAGTCCCCCCTGCTATGTAGCGGAAATTAGTCCAAAAAAGCCCCGATGCTAGGGGAGAGCAGGCCAGGTGACATTCAAGGTGTAGGAATAAGATGTGGCCACCCCTGGGCTCAGACTCTGGCACAGAGGGAGCTGCGCAGGGAAGGAGTGCCCCAGAGTTGGAAGAAATCTGTACGACGGGACCATGTCGTTGTAGTTAGTTTGTTGCTCAAGTGGTAGCAAGTGGCAACGTTAAATCTCTCTGCCAGGAGAACAAGTGACCTTCCTTGGAGCCTGGTTGTGCTGCTCTCTGGGAGGAAATGTACAGTGTGTGGCCGGCTGTGGCACCAGAAATAGCAGATGTTGCACAAATGTACCAAGTGCCCCTTTCTTGAGTCTCTGCGTAGCTTCCTGCAGTCTAGGGGAGAGGATTATTTTTGCTCTATTGCTCCACCAGGCTTTGGGTCACTAGAGTGATACCCCCCCTCCCCAAGGAGGTAATGGAAAATGGTAAGCAGCCAGCTGGAGGGCAGAGGAGTCACCTCAGTACCATGACATCCACTAGGGACAGCACTGTTGCGGATGGTGGTACATGGAAGACTACTGTGATGGGCAGCTGTATAAAATCCTATGATAGGTCGTGCTAAGAAAACTGGAAATCTAACCAAAGAATTGTGTAACTCTTGGATGGCTTCTGTGAGAGAGAACCATGTCTTCTAACGAAGATTAAAGTAACAGATAATAGTGATATAATTTACTTCGATTTTCCAGAAAAAGTTTTAATAAGGTCCCTACTAGAtgaataaggaaaacaaac
This window contains:
- the LOC127043580 gene encoding uncharacterized protein LOC127043580, with amino-acid sequence MATLESCSAGDGVTALQLTLCPHLQSTASAATPWLQCWLYTWSAWGVAIPVLVMQRCSSSVASKSAFIGLQGIRRYPSIPFQPLCSSFHTPLPWAQVTRPLNAPGILKIPFLFAQPGVECNQSLTMPPRPKRAPAWNTSELQDLISVWGEEAVQSQLRSSRRNYDTYGQISKSLLLRGHEWDALQCRVKVKELRSAYCKAREGNRRSGAAPTTCRFYKELDAILGCDPTANPRSTMESSEQGEVGEGVEEAESEATGVEGDTPESQEACNQELFSSQKEASQLQQLELVGEEEAEERVPGKQILFLGWKCFVRGGWGLWLPACMPKCGIAH